Within Raineyella sp. W15-4, the genomic segment GAGCCAATCGCAGCTTCGCGAGGTGCTGGGACACGGCCGCCGGCGACTTGTGGACGAGCCCGGAGAGTTCACCCACCGACATCTCGTCGTGGTTCACCAGCGCCACCACGATCCGCACCCTGGTCACGTCCGAGAGCATGCTGAAGATCTCGGCGGCCAACACCACATCCGGATTGTCCGGATCCATACAACTATCTGCATGCATACGCAGATAGTAGACCAAGAGGACGGCGCTTCCGAAGAACCCGGAGGACGCATCCGAAGAGGGGCGATGACAGGCTCTGCGGCGGGGGCGGCACCCCCGCACTTCGCCCGTGCAGAGTTGCCGAGTGACACGCACCTCTGCACGGGCGAAACCTGGAGCTGTGGCGTTGTGTCTGCGGCGACCACCTCCAGCTGCTCCGGCAGCTGATCGATCAGTCGATCTCGGCCCACTCCATCCGGGGCACCGCTTCCGCGTACGTCGCCAGGATCCGGGCCGATGCCTCCAGGGCGGAGAGTTCCCCGGCCCGGACCGCGGCAGCGGCCCGCCGGGACTCCGCCCGTACGGCGGGGTCGGAGCGGACCGACCCCAGCAGCGCAGACTCGACCTGGGCCCACATCCAGTCGACCTGCTGGGCGGCCCGGAAGGTGTCCAACCCGACTGTCGACTCGACCCAGTCGCGGTGGTCCAGCACCGCCTGCCAGACCTCGTCCAGGCCCTCACCGGTGTAGGCGCTGCAGGTGAGGACGGGCGACCGGCGGGACTCGGGATCGGCCGAGATCAGCTTCATCGCGATGGACAGCTCCCGGGCGGTGACCCGGGCGGCGGTGACGTTGTCCCCGTCGGCCTTGTTCACCGCGATCAGGTCGGCCAGCTCGAGAATGCCGCGCTTGATGCCCTGCAGCTGGTCCCCGGCACCGGTCAGGGCCAGCAGCAGGAAGGTGTCGACCATGCCGGCCACCGCCACCTCGGACTGCCCGACCCCGACCGTCTCGACGATGACGATGTCGTAGCCGGCGGCCTCGACGATCATCATCGCCTCCCGGGTCGCCCGGGCCACGCCGCCGAGGTGCCCGCCGGACGGCGACGGCCGGACGTACGCGCGGTCCGACTGGGTCAGCCGGGCCATCCGGGTCCGGTCGCCGAGCACCGAGCCCCCGGTCCGGGTGCTGGACGGGTCGACCGCCAGCACCGCGACCCGGTGCCCGCGCTCGATCAGCCGGGTGCCCATCGCATCGATGAAGGTCGACTTGCCCGCCCCGGGCACCCCGGAGATCCCCACCCGCACCGACCGCCCCGTCAGCGGGGCGATCGCGGTGAGCAGCCGGCGCGCGGCCGTACGGTGAGCGGGATGCTGCGACTCGACCAGGGTGATCGCGCGCGGCACCGCCGAGGGCGACCCCCGCCGCACTCCGGCGGCGAGGGCCTCCACATCAATCGGTCTGGGCATCGACCGGCCGGCCCTCCGTCGCCTCGAGCCGGGCCCGCAGCTCGGTCAGCAGGTCCACCGCGGCCTCCGGGATGATCGTGCCCGGAGGATAGATCGCGGCCGCGCCGGCGGCGCGCAGTTCCTCGAAGTCCTGCTCCGGGATCACCCCACCGACGACGATCATGATGTCGGGCCGCCCCAGCCGGGTCAGTTCCTCGCGCAACGCCGGGACCAGGGTGAGGTGTCCGGCGGCGAGCGAGGAGACGCCGACGACGTGCACGTCGGCCTCGACGGCCTGCCGGGCCGCCTCCTCCGGGGTCTGGAACAGCGGGCCGACGTCGACGTCGAAGCCGAGGTCGGCATAGGCGGTGGCGATCACCTTCTGGCCGCGGTCGTGCCCGTCCTGGCCCATCTTGGCGATCATGATGCGCGGACGACGTCCCTCGGCCTCGGTGAAGGCCTCGACCAGCTCGCGGGCCTTGACCATCGCCGGCGAACCGGCCGCTTCCTTGGAGTACACACCACTGATCGTACGGATCTGCGCGGTGTAGCGGCCGAAGACCTGCTCCAGCGCCATCGAGATCTCACCGACCGAGGCCTTCGCCCGGGCCGCGTCGATCCCCAGCTTGAGCAGGTTGCGGTCCGGATCGGTCGGATCCGGATTCGCGGCGGCCCAGGTGAGCCGCTCCAGGGAGGCCTGACAGGCCGCCTCGTCGCGCTCCGCGCGCAGCCGGTCGAGCTTGGCGATCTGGGCGGCACGGACCTGCTTGTTGTCGATCTTCAGCACGTCCAGCCGGGCCTCGTGGTCGAGCTGGAAGGTGT encodes:
- the meaB gene encoding methylmalonyl Co-A mutase-associated GTPase MeaB; the protein is MPRPIDVEALAAGVRRGSPSAVPRAITLVESQHPAHRTAARRLLTAIAPLTGRSVRVGISGVPGAGKSTFIDAMGTRLIERGHRVAVLAVDPSSTRTGGSVLGDRTRMARLTQSDRAYVRPSPSGGHLGGVARATREAMMIVEAAGYDIVIVETVGVGQSEVAVAGMVDTFLLLALTGAGDQLQGIKRGILELADLIAVNKADGDNVTAARVTARELSIAMKLISADPESRRSPVLTCSAYTGEGLDEVWQAVLDHRDWVESTVGLDTFRAAQQVDWMWAQVESALLGSVRSDPAVRAESRRAAAAVRAGELSALEASARILATYAEAVPRMEWAEID